One stretch of Fictibacillus sp. b24 DNA includes these proteins:
- a CDS encoding acyl-CoA thioesterase — translation MEQKYVRESRTVKSSVVLPPDTNNHGTLFGGKLMAYIDDVAAISAIRHARKNVVTASTDSVDFLQPIKEGHSVCLESFVTWTKTTSMEVFVKVIAENLLSGERKVCAVSFLTFVALDEEGKPSPVPKAIPETPEEKWLNEHAPERAVARKKRREESKKLAKEFGVKKPWDPM, via the coding sequence ATGGAACAAAAGTACGTTCGAGAATCTCGAACCGTAAAATCGTCTGTCGTGCTTCCACCGGATACAAATAATCATGGAACGCTGTTTGGCGGGAAACTGATGGCTTACATTGATGATGTCGCAGCGATATCAGCTATTCGTCATGCTCGGAAAAATGTTGTAACCGCCTCGACTGACTCTGTTGACTTTTTACAGCCGATTAAAGAGGGGCATTCCGTTTGTTTGGAGTCGTTTGTGACGTGGACAAAAACCACCTCAATGGAAGTATTCGTTAAGGTGATCGCAGAAAATTTATTGTCTGGAGAACGCAAAGTCTGTGCGGTTTCCTTCTTAACTTTTGTTGCATTAGATGAGGAAGGAAAGCCATCACCTGTGCCAAAAGCAATCCCGGAAACACCAGAAGAAAAATGGCTTAATGAACATGCTCCTGAACGTGCAGTTGCAAGAAAAAAACGGCGTGAAGAAAGCAAAAAACTAGCAAAAGAGTTTGGTGTCAAAAAGCCTTGGGACCCGATGTGA
- a CDS encoding DegV family protein, whose amino-acid sequence MARIAWVTDSTSCITQEEAKKLGIHIIPVSIIMENKIYKDGVDITPDEFYSKLETVTELPKTSQPTVGEFSDFYEVLKQDYDCAIAIHVSEKFSGTINGSRLGAEMADFPVHIVDSKIISESMKQLLLKGMKLEEEGLEAEEIASVLRETANHVKGYVCIGSLEQLRKGGRLSGASFLVGNLLQIKPILTFDDGSLVPFEKIRTLKKAESRVLALFEEAAEQNGAYGASVVYSGSSEKAEDWLHLLNEKYPNITFNLGQLSPAVGVHVGAGTLGILWFEE is encoded by the coding sequence ATGGCACGTATTGCATGGGTTACGGATAGTACAAGCTGTATTACCCAAGAAGAAGCTAAGAAGTTAGGTATTCATATTATCCCGGTTTCAATTATTATGGAGAACAAAATTTACAAAGATGGTGTAGACATCACACCGGATGAGTTTTATTCAAAATTAGAAACCGTCACAGAATTGCCTAAAACAAGCCAGCCTACGGTGGGAGAGTTCTCCGATTTTTACGAAGTTCTTAAACAAGATTATGACTGCGCAATAGCCATACACGTTTCCGAGAAATTTAGCGGAACAATCAACGGCTCTAGACTTGGTGCGGAAATGGCCGATTTTCCAGTACACATTGTGGACTCTAAAATAATATCCGAATCAATGAAACAGCTTCTATTAAAAGGGATGAAGCTTGAGGAAGAAGGTTTAGAAGCAGAAGAAATAGCTTCAGTGCTTCGCGAAACAGCCAATCACGTTAAAGGCTATGTATGTATTGGAAGTCTTGAACAGTTAAGAAAGGGAGGAAGGTTATCAGGAGCAAGTTTCCTAGTAGGAAATCTTCTTCAGATCAAACCAATTCTTACATTTGATGACGGTTCACTCGTTCCTTTTGAAAAGATAAGAACACTTAAAAAGGCAGAGTCGCGTGTTCTGGCTCTGTTTGAAGAAGCTGCTGAACAAAACGGCGCTTATGGGGCAAGTGTGGTATACAGCGGATCTTCTGAGAAAGCAGAAGATTGGCTTCATCTATTAAATGAAAAATATCCAAACATCACATTTAATTTAGGGCAGCTGAGCCCGGCAGTCGGTGTGCATGTAGGAGCAGGAACGCTAGGCATTCTTTGGTTTGAAGAATAG
- a CDS encoding helix-turn-helix transcriptional regulator, whose protein sequence is MSKIKRLERLLLSINSKKHFTLKELAEEFQVSTRTIQRDLLNLIEMGLPIVSEFGPHGGYRIENDRILPPIGFTELEASAILYSLQAYKQTTFPFQLQSKSIENKLNHYLPDDAKENWEQIHKRLSIQLPLPPQNSLAPILLEAAVKQKIVTILYKMNDQKMYCNIQLIGIYSENGEWYCPAYCYSLMDFHIFKLIDIQNAVINYEPMEVKDFSNVTIHNWASAISPRSYLKLEAEIAPGGLPYCKSHTILNQFLNKINENTEGLTGNILVTYIEKIAEYLWPLKTNIIIHSPKEIKELHAQWAKEIHAQNKAILNM, encoded by the coding sequence ATGTCAAAGATAAAAAGGTTGGAAAGACTTTTACTTTCCATAAACTCAAAGAAGCATTTCACATTAAAAGAATTAGCTGAAGAGTTCCAAGTATCCACGAGAACCATACAGCGTGATCTATTAAACCTTATTGAAATGGGATTGCCTATTGTTTCAGAGTTCGGTCCGCATGGCGGTTATCGGATCGAAAACGATCGGATCCTTCCACCAATTGGATTTACTGAATTGGAGGCATCAGCCATCCTCTACAGCTTACAAGCATACAAACAGACAACATTCCCGTTTCAGCTGCAAAGTAAATCCATTGAAAATAAATTAAATCACTATCTGCCAGACGATGCAAAGGAAAATTGGGAGCAGATCCATAAGCGACTTTCCATTCAACTTCCATTGCCTCCTCAAAATTCACTTGCACCCATTTTATTAGAAGCTGCTGTTAAACAAAAAATCGTTACGATACTCTATAAGATGAACGACCAAAAGATGTATTGCAACATTCAGCTGATTGGTATTTATAGCGAAAATGGTGAATGGTATTGTCCTGCTTATTGTTACTCACTAATGGATTTTCATATTTTCAAACTTATAGACATTCAAAACGCGGTAATTAACTATGAGCCTATGGAAGTAAAAGACTTCTCAAATGTGACGATTCACAACTGGGCTTCCGCAATTTCACCAAGAAGCTATTTAAAACTAGAAGCTGAAATTGCTCCAGGCGGATTGCCTTACTGCAAGTCTCACACTATTTTGAATCAATTTTTAAATAAGATTAATGAAAACACTGAAGGTCTTACCGGGAATATTTTAGTCACATACATAGAAAAAATAGCTGAATATTTGTGGCCTTTAAAAACGAATATCATCATTCACTCCCCTAAGGAAATTAAAGAACTTCATGCACAGTGGGCGAAAGAAATTCATGCTCAAAATAAAGCTATTTTAAATATGTAA
- a CDS encoding YtxH domain-containing protein, whose amino-acid sequence MRNDTTTTTTTAEPVFTHSDFQTRDNYDTNVSKKGNSSGFTTGLVVGSLVGAAAALLYAPKKGNEFRNDLRDSSIKLKERTQQLRDETKLKAQLGKMDAKDTVASIKEKSGNLSFSARQKLQEAKSTVNEAKSETKSAIDEAKREAEKDSFQTNSQTQTKAVVTPSTMNSTDTQQKTGTDSTYEKKQSDVNRNSY is encoded by the coding sequence ATGCGTAACGATACAACGACAACAACGACTACTGCGGAGCCCGTTTTTACACACTCGGATTTCCAAACACGTGACAATTACGATACAAACGTTAGCAAGAAAGGGAATTCTTCTGGATTTACTACAGGACTTGTAGTTGGGAGTCTAGTTGGAGCGGCTGCAGCACTTTTATATGCTCCTAAAAAAGGAAATGAATTTAGAAACGACTTGCGTGATTCATCTATTAAGCTAAAGGAACGAACTCAGCAATTAAGAGATGAAACAAAGCTTAAAGCACAACTTGGAAAGATGGACGCAAAAGACACGGTTGCATCCATTAAAGAAAAATCCGGAAACCTCTCTTTTTCTGCACGTCAAAAATTGCAAGAAGCGAAGAGTACGGTAAACGAAGCGAAAAGTGAAACAAAATCTGCAATTGATGAGGCAAAAAGAGAAGCGGAAAAAGACAGCTTCCAAACTAATTCACAAACACAAACAAAAGCTGTCGTAACTCCAAGCACGATGAATTCAACCGATACTCAGCAAAAAACAGGAACGGATTCGACTTACGAAAAGAAACAAAGTGATGTTAACAGAAACTCATATTAA
- a CDS encoding cold-shock protein: MAFFSKQPAEPIPDVETKVWACTSDGCSCWMRADYSLQKEPQCPICQSAMNEEIRMLPELKS; this comes from the coding sequence ATGGCTTTTTTTTCAAAACAACCTGCAGAGCCGATTCCAGACGTAGAAACAAAGGTATGGGCATGTACGAGTGACGGTTGCTCATGCTGGATGCGCGCTGACTATTCTTTGCAAAAAGAACCGCAATGCCCCATTTGTCAATCAGCAATGAATGAGGAAATTCGTATGCTTCCTGAACTCAAAAGCTAA
- a CDS encoding MarR family winged helix-turn-helix transcriptional regulator: protein MKVVADSRNVLMDVERIEKAFVEIMDVLKPEIWEEEEITSTQFQILKTLSAREKWTVSEIADAMKVRASATTVIIDRLVKRGLVDRYRSDLDRRIVYVQLNETGLVAFTAIQEKRNGVLLKYMSQLTQKQLDDMVHCIEHLSSIVKN from the coding sequence GTGAAAGTGGTAGCAGATAGTAGAAATGTATTAATGGATGTAGAGCGCATAGAGAAAGCATTTGTGGAAATCATGGATGTGTTAAAACCTGAGATTTGGGAAGAAGAAGAGATTACCTCCACTCAATTCCAAATACTAAAGACACTTTCCGCCCGCGAGAAATGGACAGTTTCTGAGATTGCTGATGCTATGAAAGTACGCGCAAGTGCTACTACCGTTATCATTGACCGTCTGGTAAAACGGGGATTAGTCGATCGTTATCGCTCAGATCTAGATCGAAGAATTGTATATGTGCAGCTAAATGAAACCGGTTTAGTAGCATTTACTGCGATTCAGGAAAAAAGAAACGGAGTACTATTGAAGTACATGTCACAGCTGACTCAAAAGCAGCTTGATGATATGGTTCATTGTATTGAACACCTTTCTTCAATCGTTAAGAACTAA
- a CDS encoding heavy metal translocating P-type ATPase — MELSARTQLIMATTAGVFILSAWMMEKYTDSPFYVLFYLLAFVVGGYAKAVEGIQASLKEKQLNVELLMMFAAIGSAAIGYWGEGAVLILIFAYSGALEMYTLQKSDREIRALISLQPEEAWLISGDKEFRVNASSLEPGNIIKVKPGERIAADGIVLKGSSFVNESALTGEPIAKEVGISSAVLAGTLNQSGLLEVQVTKHMKDSIFQRMIDLVNKAQSEAPPVQRKIEEFETKYVLFVLLAAALTVLVPGSTGIWSYSESLYRACVLLVVASPCALVASTMPALLASLSNAAKHGILFKSGVFLEKLSLVNVVAFDKTGTLTKGCPSVKLAKYVHDAYKREDLISIIYAIEKNSTHPLAKAIMENLQSETKGSPQELALFEDFPGNGVRAVVERVTWRIGSRSWTGISEKQECKLLSEVEEEEGEAGHTVVYVTADDELAAYFLIGDTIREETVEAIQALQEKQILTLMLTGDSKRGAEAIGRLAKVDQVGYSCMPEDKVNTVKNWKERQNVVAMIGDGVNDAPALAVADVGVAMGMGSDAAIETADVVLMKNDLSKLLYAMKLSERLSKIIKQNIAFSIGVIFVLLCANYLEFLTLPFGVIGHEGSTILVILNGLRLLKG; from the coding sequence GTGGAACTCTCTGCACGGACTCAACTTATTATGGCAACAACAGCTGGGGTATTCATACTTTCGGCCTGGATGATGGAAAAGTATACAGACTCCCCTTTTTATGTTCTTTTTTATCTGTTAGCTTTTGTCGTTGGCGGGTATGCAAAAGCGGTGGAGGGAATACAGGCAAGTCTCAAGGAAAAGCAGTTGAATGTAGAGCTTTTGATGATGTTTGCTGCAATCGGCTCGGCTGCAATTGGTTATTGGGGTGAAGGAGCTGTCCTTATTCTTATTTTTGCTTATTCTGGAGCGTTAGAGATGTACACTTTGCAAAAAAGTGACAGAGAGATTAGAGCACTTATTTCCCTACAGCCTGAAGAAGCTTGGCTCATATCTGGTGATAAAGAATTTAGGGTGAATGCTTCATCCTTAGAACCAGGCAATATCATAAAGGTTAAGCCTGGTGAACGCATAGCTGCAGATGGCATTGTTTTAAAAGGCAGCTCATTTGTTAATGAGTCAGCTCTGACAGGAGAACCGATTGCAAAAGAGGTTGGAATATCATCAGCAGTTCTTGCGGGAACTCTTAATCAATCGGGTCTTCTGGAGGTCCAGGTCACAAAACACATGAAAGATTCTATCTTTCAAAGAATGATAGACCTTGTGAATAAGGCGCAAAGTGAAGCGCCTCCCGTTCAAAGAAAAATAGAAGAATTTGAAACGAAATATGTTCTTTTTGTACTGTTAGCTGCGGCGTTAACCGTTTTAGTGCCTGGATCAACGGGGATATGGAGTTATTCGGAATCGTTATACCGAGCGTGTGTCCTTTTAGTTGTTGCGTCTCCTTGTGCACTAGTCGCGTCCACCATGCCTGCTCTTCTTGCCTCTTTATCAAATGCGGCTAAGCACGGAATTCTTTTTAAAAGTGGCGTTTTTCTAGAAAAGTTAAGCCTTGTTAACGTGGTCGCCTTTGACAAGACCGGGACATTAACAAAAGGCTGTCCTTCTGTAAAACTAGCTAAATATGTGCACGATGCATATAAAAGAGAAGACTTGATTTCTATCATATATGCCATCGAGAAAAATAGTACGCATCCGCTTGCAAAGGCAATTATGGAAAATCTTCAATCAGAGACAAAAGGGTCTCCACAGGAATTGGCTCTTTTCGAAGATTTTCCCGGGAATGGTGTAAGAGCTGTAGTTGAGAGAGTCACTTGGAGAATTGGCAGTCGAAGCTGGACCGGGATCTCTGAAAAACAAGAATGCAAGCTTTTGTCTGAAGTTGAAGAGGAAGAAGGGGAAGCGGGTCATACGGTTGTATATGTTACTGCAGACGATGAGCTTGCAGCCTATTTTTTAATTGGAGACACAATAAGGGAAGAAACAGTGGAAGCCATACAAGCTCTTCAGGAGAAACAGATTTTAACCCTTATGCTCACAGGAGATTCAAAACGGGGGGCAGAAGCAATTGGCAGGCTGGCAAAGGTAGATCAAGTCGGTTATTCTTGTATGCCTGAAGATAAAGTTAATACCGTGAAAAATTGGAAAGAGCGCCAAAATGTTGTAGCGATGATCGGTGATGGGGTAAATGATGCTCCAGCACTTGCTGTCGCTGATGTTGGTGTAGCGATGGGCATGGGGAGTGATGCAGCGATTGAAACGGCAGATGTGGTGTTAATGAAAAACGATCTAAGCAAACTGCTTTATGCAATGAAGCTATCAGAACGACTATCTAAAATTATTAAGCAAAATATTGCATTTTCGATTGGTGTCATTTTCGTACTGCTTTGTGCCAACTATCTAGAATTTCTTACCCTGCCGTTTGGAGTGATCGGACATGAAGGAAGTACAATTTTAGTCATTTTAAATGGTTTGAGGTTATTAAAGGGATAA
- the gnd gene encoding phosphogluconate dehydrogenase (NAD(+)-dependent, decarboxylating), translated as MEIGLIGLGKMGFNMALNMNDKGYTVFATDVNTDTVKEISEQGVKGVQSVEELANSFSGRKAVILLVPAGEIVDGVINELKPHLTEGDIIVDAGNSMYKHTLRRYEELKASGIHFVDVGTSGGTDGARYGLCAMMGGDDDAVNYLAPLYEKICVEKGFLITGRAGSGHFLKMVHNGIEYGMMQAIGEGFEILDKSDFDYDYEAVSRVWNNGSVIRSWLIELMENAFSKQPKLEDIRGVMNSSGEGIWTVEAALDYQASAPVIALSQFMRFRSLEDDTFHGKVVAALRNEFGGHAVVKK; from the coding sequence ATGGAAATCGGTTTAATAGGCCTTGGTAAAATGGGCTTTAATATGGCGCTAAACATGAATGACAAAGGATATACAGTTTTTGCTACAGATGTTAACACAGACACAGTTAAAGAGATTTCTGAACAAGGTGTTAAAGGCGTACAATCAGTAGAAGAGCTAGCAAATTCATTCTCAGGAAGAAAAGCAGTAATTCTATTAGTACCAGCTGGTGAAATTGTTGATGGAGTTATCAATGAACTGAAACCGCATCTAACAGAAGGCGATATTATCGTAGATGCTGGTAACTCTATGTACAAGCATACACTTCGCCGCTACGAAGAGCTTAAAGCTTCAGGCATCCACTTTGTAGATGTAGGTACGAGCGGCGGAACAGACGGTGCTCGCTACGGTCTTTGTGCGATGATGGGCGGAGATGATGATGCAGTAAACTACCTTGCTCCTCTATACGAAAAGATTTGTGTGGAAAAAGGATTCCTAATCACAGGCCGTGCTGGATCTGGTCACTTCTTGAAGATGGTTCATAACGGAATTGAGTACGGTATGATGCAAGCGATCGGTGAAGGATTCGAGATTCTTGATAAAAGCGATTTTGATTATGACTATGAGGCTGTTTCAAGAGTATGGAACAACGGATCCGTTATCCGCAGCTGGCTGATTGAACTTATGGAAAATGCATTCAGCAAACAGCCAAAACTTGAAGATATCCGCGGTGTAATGAACTCTTCAGGAGAAGGAATCTGGACCGTTGAAGCAGCACTTGATTACCAAGCATCAGCACCAGTTATCGCTCTATCCCAATTCATGCGTTTCCGTTCTTTAGAAGACGATACGTTCCACGGAAAAGTAGTTGCGGCACTTCGTAACGAATTTGGCGGACACGCAGTAGTGAAAAAATAA